GGTGTGAAGTCAAGAGACAATgttagtaccaaaataaaacagggaatgatgaaatatgtaaaacaaacaaacaaaaaaagtaatttcttcaaaataaactcCTGAAATATTGCCTTATAAGGTCTATACTAGAAATACTATTATCACTGTGTACTTTTGAGTTTTTCTTATTGTCACTCAGTTTTGCTTTTGTCATTATCTGACCCTCTGTAAAGGTGATGCGTAGCTCTACTGCAAAAGTCGTGGTGGTATTTGCAGCTGAGGGGCAGGTGACACCTTTCTTGAGAGactacatgactcagaacatcacTGGAATACAGTGGGTGGCAAGTGAAGCCTTGGTCACAGCATCAGTCTTTTCAGGGAGAGAGTATTACCCTTACTTGGGAGGAACCATTGGGTTTGGCATCAGAAAAGGTCATATCCCCAGATTGGGTGAATTCCTACAGACAGTAAACCCTAAGAGATATCCTGACAATGTCCTGGTGCatgagctgtgggagtctctgtatggttgcagtccttttccatcctctgtcacccagatgccgccctgctcagggcaggagtttctgctggaacagcactcagcctacatgaatacatccagccctAGAGTTGCCTACAATGTATATAAGGCTGTATATGCCattgctcattccctgcacaacctccttctctgtcagccGGGGAGGGGACCTTTCCAGAACAAAtcatgtgctcagagcaacaacatacacccttggcaggtactgtataatcCGCTATTTCTTCCCATTACAAACTGGGGGTCAAAGCCCAATGGTTGGCCTTGTCGTTTTGTAGGTTGACTTCAGACCACAATTACTATCTCCCATTTACCAAAGTCAAGTGGCACAACTGTACATatggcaaacacattttctgtgctgCATcacaaatctaaatgttaatctataaaaagatttaaattcTAAGtgacacatattttaaaatagggccttcaaacctcaaaatgctGAGGAATGGGAATCTCTGCACGACAGCATTTTACTGAAAACCTGGTTTAAGGCAATTCAGTGTTTCATGTTGTGCATTTCCTAATTTTCAAGCTGCAACActacctccaggaagtgaacttccagattgctggtgaggaggtggactttgatgccaagggcgactctgtaccctattatgatattatcaactggcagagaggcccacaaggaaacattgaatttgtcaatgtgggtttgtttgatggaaccaaggctgttggagaggagctgttgatccaggaggacGCGATAATGTGGGCAgaacatcagagtgaggcaagctgctcacactgtgtttttaccttcatcagatgccaactgttgaagttctgtaggttgaggtggaggtaagtcaggtggacagaacagactggatctgatacagggtcatttgttttcatacaaaaCGGAGATTCAAGGCCCAGCTGGACTAGGACAGTGGATAGTCGTTTGGTGAACGACTATCCACTGTTGTTGTCCTCATGGATCATTCTTTATggaatgtaagagtgaatggatgtttgtcactgtagactggactggtgacccgtccAGCTCCTTGTGACCCTGATGTGCAGGACcaagcggtagaaaatgaatgaatacttcttcatgacattaaatctgttgaataaatatatttaacagaACCACATGTTATGGAATAGCTTATGGGCAGGAACCTATTCCTAAGTGTACATCTCATGACCATCAAACAACTGTTTGATGACTACCAGCATACCTGTAGTCTAGACTGACTTCTGCAGAACAAATATATCAAACCAACAtaaaactcaaaacactgtgtCAAACACACTTGATAAAGTAGAagtgacacacacttcattGACAAGACGGTTTGGAGGAATTTCCCATTTGTCAATAGATTAACTAATGAAATGTACCAATATCAACATATGGTCTTTCCACTCCAGGTGCCAGTATCTGTCtgcagtgccagttgtcttccaggtttccggaaggctgtccgtcgtggggagcctatctgctgctttgactgtgtaccatgtgacagtggcaaaattagcaatcagacaagtgagtttaatctgaacaataaaatgtcaaagtaaatcCATTCTTACAGTTGTAGCACAGAAGTAATGCAATACTGAAGATTGTTAATACGTTCTTCCCTTTAGACTCAGTAGATTGTGCAATTTGCCTTGAGGATTTCTGGTCAAACAACgacagaacagcctgcatctccaagaaagtggagtacttgaccttcgactcattgggaatagccctgacagtgatgtctgtggtgggcgcctgcttcactctggctgtctgtggagtcttcttctgtcacagacacacagccatcgtccgtgtgaataactctgagctcagtttcttcatactgtttgcactgactctgtgtttcctgtgttctctgcttttcattggaaagccaacatattggtcctgcatgctgcgccacactgcctttagcatcacattttcactgtgtatttcctgcatcctggggaagaccctggtggtactggctgcattcactgccaccaggccagggcacaacatcatgaagtggctggggcctaagcagcagaggaccatcatctccagctgcactctggttcaggtggttatctgtgctgcctggctcattgatgtccccccgtttccatccagaaatacacaatatgaacattcaaagatcatactggagtgtagtgtgggctctagcctggcattctggtgt
This genomic stretch from Solea senegalensis isolate Sse05_10M linkage group LG13, IFAPA_SoseM_1, whole genome shotgun sequence harbors:
- the LOC122780027 gene encoding extracellular calcium-sensing receptor-like, yielding TTAAPPAASKCTLLNSFQPGFVVQGDYVIGGIFPLHYNLKMPDHNDTYRPPPINCNGHKLFPRAFRWAQTMRLAVEEINQNPVLLPNHTLGYTIFDSCRYPLTGQSAVLSMLNGVNEENSSMCTNSSSLLAVIGASASALSIVLSRILQPFRIPMISYFSSCACLSDRQKYPTFFRVIPSDDYQVKAFAQLLVHFNWTWVGLLRVNNDYGRFAAKGLLRELQDTKVCVAYQKMIPLPYNRQAGLRIIKVMRSSTAKVVVVFAAEGQVTPFLRDYMTQNITGIQWVASEALVTASVFSGREYYPYLGGTIGFGIRKGHIPRLGEFLQTVNPKRYPDNVLMPPCSGQEFLLEQHSAYMNTSSPRVAYNVYKAVYAIAHSLHNLLLCQPGRGPFQNKSCAQSNNIHPWQLQHYLQEVNFQIAGEEVDFDAKGDSVPYYDIINWQRGPQGNIEFVNVGLFDGTKAVGEELLIQEDAIMWAEHQISVCSASCLPGFRKAVRRGEPICCFDCVPCDSGKISNQTIDCAICLEDFWSNNDRTACISKKVEYLTFDSLGIALTVMSVVGACFTLAVCGVFFCHRHTAIVRVNNSELSFFILFALTLCFLCSLLFIGKPTYWSCMLRHTAFSITFSLCISCILGKTLVVLAAFTATRPGHNIMKWLGPKQQRTIISSCTLVQVVICAAWLIDVPPFPSRNTQYEHSKIILECSVGSSLAFWCVLGYIGLQACLCFVLAFLARRLPGNFNEAKFITFSMLIFCAVWIAFIPAYISSPGNYADAVESFAILASSFGLLFCLFAPKSYIILLKPEKNTKQHLMGKEKN